One part of the Marispirochaeta sp. genome encodes these proteins:
- a CDS encoding Clp protease ClpP → MTKIHIDGGIGSEISAAYVAGKLREAGGDPVELLIDSEGGSAAHGSQILLHLKNYKGKKTARIEGHADSMAGLIAVACDHVVVEPDSEMLVHRTAGPGNGNARYYAKRAEELATRDRKMAAVYAAKSGKSVDHWLNLMDQETTFRGQQIIDAGLADELIQPVPLAERTTDPEKPAPPTPQPETAPQPQGKVALSSLWEKEYRINTTPGAVFVG, encoded by the coding sequence ATGACAAAAATTCATATTGACGGCGGCATAGGCTCGGAAATTTCCGCCGCTTATGTAGCCGGTAAACTGCGAGAAGCGGGAGGCGATCCGGTCGAGCTTCTCATTGATTCAGAGGGGGGATCAGCAGCCCATGGCTCTCAAATTCTATTGCATCTAAAAAACTACAAAGGCAAGAAGACCGCACGGATTGAAGGCCACGCGGATTCAATGGCTGGACTCATTGCCGTCGCTTGTGACCATGTAGTTGTAGAGCCCGATTCGGAAATGCTCGTTCACAGGACTGCAGGCCCGGGAAATGGAAACGCAAGGTACTATGCAAAACGAGCCGAGGAACTGGCCACACGCGATCGTAAAATGGCCGCCGTCTATGCTGCAAAAAGCGGAAAGTCTGTTGATCACTGGCTAAATCTGATGGATCAGGAAACTACGTTCCGGGGGCAGCAGATTATTGATGCCGGCCTGGCTGATGAACTGATCCAGCCGGTTCCCCTGGCCGAGCGGACAACAGATCCGGAAAAACCAGCCCCGCCCACACCACAGCCGGAGACCGCACCGCAGCCACAGGGAAAAGTGGCG